Sequence from the Spirochaetae bacterium HGW-Spirochaetae-1 genome:
TGCTTGTGGGGAGGCGTGCCGGCGATCCAGAGCTGTCCACCGATATCCTCGCTTTTATCATAGAGTTCCACGGTATGGCCTGCCTCGGCGGCGCGGTATGCCGCCTCCATCCCGCCGGGACCGGAGCCTATCACCATGACCTTCTTCGGGCTGGCGGCCTTCTCTATTTTCCTGGCGCCTTCAAATCCAGCACAGGGATTCGCGATACAGAAAACGGGTTTGCCGGAAAATAGCTCGTCGGTGCATCCCTGCGAGCACGATACGCAGGGCCGTATCTCGTCGACCCGTCCCTGCCGTGCCTTCTCGGGCCAGTAGGGATCGCTGATGAGTACGCGCCCCAGGTTGATAATATCTGCAATGCCATCCTTCAGTATCTGCTCCGCCGTGAAGGGATCCGGTATGCGGTTGGAAGCCATTACGGGAATGGATACGGCCTTTTTGATATTCGAGGCAAGGTAGGTGAAGCCGCCCCGGGGCAGTTCCATGGAGAGCTGGGGAACACGCGATTCATGCCACCCACCCGTTACATTGATAGCGTTTATCCCTGCCGCCTCATATACCTTCGCTATCTCCGGCGTCTCCAGGTCAGTGTTGCTGCCGGGAACAAAATCATTGCCGGCCATACGTATCGTTATGGCAAAATCAGGACCCAGCCTTTTACGCATCATTTCAATTATTTCCCGTGGAAAACGTGTACGGTTCTCAAAGCTGCCGCCGTATTCATCGGTGCGCTGGTTTTTCAGGGGGGATAAAAACTGCGTGATGAGATATCCGGCTGAACCGATAAGCTCCACGCCGTCGAACCCGGCCTCGCGGGCCCTCTCGGCTGTGCGGACAAATCCCTCCTGTGTTTCCTTGATCTCTTCCAGCGTCAGCTCCCTGGGCATATCCTTGAGGTAATTGGAAAATATTGCCGACGGCGCCACGGGAGTCTCACCGCCCAGCTTCTTGGAATAGGAATAGGCCCCGGCATGGAAGAGCTGGACAAAGGCCCGGGCCCCCTCGTCGGTAATGAGTTTCGCGGCCCTGGCAAAGGAGGGAATGGCCGAATCATCACCGAGCTGGAGCGTCACCATGCCACTCCCCACGGCATTGAACCCCACGGGTCCTACGGTGACTATCCCTGCGCCTCCCCGCGCCCTTTCCTGATAGAAATCGTAATATTTATCATTGAACTTTCCATCATAGGAGTAGAGCAGACCCAGTGATGGATAAGCAATGCGGTTTTTTATTTCCAGTTTATTGATCTTGATGGGGCTGAAAAGATTTTTGAACATGACACTCACCTTTTTAAAATTTTGTCTCCCGATTATAGCAGATCAATCCGGGAGAAATTGCCAGTGCGTACCTTACAAAACAGCCCGCTTCCGGCACTGTCAACTATAAAACCGCACTGAATTATGCAACTGAAACTGCTATTAATTATTTAAAAGAAAAGCAACCACAGTGGCACAGAGTCACGGGATTGAGAAGGGGTTATATCCAGCTACCTGAATTAAATACCGGTAAAACAACATCGCTCAGAAGAGAATCTTTCCAATCCTGCTCCCGAACATCTGAAGTTTTTCAACCAAAACAAATTCTATGACAAATTAAGAAACGCCCTCTTCCCCCTGTGCTTTCCCAGTGACCCAGTGACCCTGTGGTGCTCTTTTATAGATTACTTCTGCACTATATTTCATCAGCAATGAAATTTTCATTTTAATGAGCTGTATGAAATACTCGAGACAAACATAACAATGTTATGTT
This genomic interval carries:
- a CDS encoding NADH:flavin oxidoreductase, whose amino-acid sequence is MFKNLFSPIKINKLEIKNRIAYPSLGLLYSYDGKFNDKYYDFYQERARGGAGIVTVGPVGFNAVGSGMVTLQLGDDSAIPSFARAAKLITDEGARAFVQLFHAGAYSYSKKLGGETPVAPSAIFSNYLKDMPRELTLEEIKETQEGFVRTAERAREAGFDGVELIGSAGYLITQFLSPLKNQRTDEYGGSFENRTRFPREIIEMMRKRLGPDFAITIRMAGNDFVPGSNTDLETPEIAKVYEAAGINAINVTGGWHESRVPQLSMELPRGGFTYLASNIKKAVSIPVMASNRIPDPFTAEQILKDGIADIINLGRVLISDPYWPEKARQGRVDEIRPCVSCSQGCTDELFSGKPVFCIANPCAGFEGARKIEKAASPKKVMVIGSGPGGMEAAYRAAEAGHTVELYDKSEDIGGQLWIAGTPPHKQELWELVRFYDTMLDKYEVEVILEQEVDLDFIKKRNPDFVIVAEGSEPLVPPIKGIDDPSVISAWTVLGDDPALGRRVAVIGGGAVGLETAEFIGSKGTISPDALSYLFKYNAESTDRLHELMRKGTKDVTVFEMMPKVGKGVGKSTKWILMGNIEMLDVNIIAGAKVTSIEKGVITFEKDGKVSTMEFDTIVNAAGSRSVRKVADALEGSGIPHAVIGDSVAPRQINNAIHEAFLAVMNMNK